A stretch of DNA from Desulfurella amilsii:
GTTTTTATTTGATTACCAAACATCTTAATAAATTTTGTAGCAAAAAAAGATACAAATATACCCATTAAGTAACCACTGTAGGCTAGCGCAATAACAATTTGAGAACTATTTTTGTCAACGCTTTCAATTCTAAATGGTAAAAAGTTCGTCAAAGCGGCAAATACAAAAAACATACAAAAAACCGCCAGATAAACAAAAAAATACAATTTATTTTTAACAATAGACAGATAATTTTTAAACAAACTCTCTGGTTTTTCGTTGCTACCAACACTTTTAGTATCCCCAATAAAATAAAAAACCAATAAAGCCCCTATAGCAAAACTCAATGTTACAAAATAAAAACTGTAGCGCCACGGCAAAATATAAGCAATAATACCAGAGATTAGTCTGCCAGAAAAACCACCCATTATGGTAGTTGCTATGTAGTATGACATATATAATGAAACTTTATCACTTTCCACGCTTAACGAAATATAAGTCATATTTGAAGTTAGCACAGCTGATATTAAAAATCCTTCGATTAACCTTAGTACAATGATCCAATAAATATTTTGTGAAATTGATATAAAAAAATTAATGAAGACAAGAACTATCAAGGATACTAGTATTAGTTTCTTTGGCGTTAAAAACGATAAAACATAGCCATAAACTATAGGTACAATGGCCAAAGGCAACAAGGCAACACTAATGGTCAAAGATACTGTGTTCATGCTTTGACCAAAATACTTGCTAATTTCTGGCAAAAGCGGTTGAGGCACGTATATGGCCCCTATCGTAACTATTGTAGTATACATTAAAACAAGAAAGACTTTCGCATTCATAGTTTTATAATAAACAAATACCATATTAAATCAAGTATTAAGTTACAATTTCATTTTTATTTAATATTGCTTTATGCTATTGAATTTAACAATTAAATATATATAATATATAATAGAATTGTTATGTTTTATTAGGAGGATTAATATGCACAACATAGAAGAACCAAAATCAAAGAAAGTGGGGCAGCTATTAAATACTTTGCGCTCCATACAAGAAAATCTTGGGCATATACCGCAAGCATCTATTCATGAATTGTGCAAGTCTTTTAATCTATCATACGCAGAAATGTACGGCTTCATAGCTTTTTATAAAGATTTTCGCTTAGAGCCAAATATTTCAAAGCACCATATACGCCTATGTCAGGCAGAAAGTTGTCAGGCAAAAAATGTCAAAACACTAACAGAATATATAAAAAACAAACTAAATTTAAATATTGGCGAGCACAATAAAGATTTTTTTTTAGATAGTGTTTACTGTTTGGGTAATTGTCCGCGTTCACCTTCAATCATGATAGATGGGCTAGTGTATGGCGATATGGGTGAAGAAAAATTTGATGAAATATTAAACAAATTGAGGAATTTATGAATGTGTATATATCGCTTGATTCTACCGCTCAATCAGTTGGCTCGCTTGAAATTTACAACAAGCTAAAAGCTCAAAATAAACCCCAATTAAACATTAAAAAATACTCAACATTAGGTTTAATGTGGCTTGAGCCTCTCTTGGAATTAGAACATAATAACCAAAGATGGGCTTTTAGAAATGTAAACGAAAAAAATATCGATGATATTTTACAAAACCCGCAAAACAGCAAAAATTATTTGGGAAATATTGAAGATCAACCTTACCTTAAAAACCAGCATAGGGTAATTTTTAGACACTTAGGCAAAAATGATCCAACAAATATCGAAGACTACATTAGATTAGGTGGGTTTTTAGCTCTAAAAAATAGTCTAAGCCAGTCCCCTCAAAGTATTATCGACAAAATAAAAAAAGCAGACATTAGAGGCAGAGGTGGTGCGTTTTTCCCAGCTTACATAAAGTGGCAGACTGTATTAAATGAGTCGTCTGATACAAAGTATGTTATTTGCAATGCAGACGAAGGAGATTCTGGTTCTTTTGCAGATAGACTAATTATAGAAAATGATCCATTTAGCTTAATTGAAGCTATGATTATTGCTGGGATTGCAGTTGGGGCAAAAGAAGGCATCATTTATTTAAGGTCTGAATACACCAATGCAAAAAATATACTTCAAAAAGCCATCGACGTTGCCTATAAAAAGAACTACTTAGGCAAAAACGAGAGCTACTGCTTTGACTTAAAGCTTGCAATTGGAGCTGGAGCTTATGTGTGCGGTGAAGAAACGGCTTTAATTGAAAGCTTGGAAAACAAAAGGGGGCTTGTGCGCCCTCGCCCACCTGTACCAGCTATAAGTGGTCTTTTAGATAAACCAACACTGTTAAGTAATGTACTAAGCTTTATTGATATTGTAAGGCTTCTTGAAGGCTCAAGAGATATGCATACAACACCCATACAATTAAGCGGTGCTTGCAAACAGTGTGGTTTGTTCGAAGTTTCAAATGATATAACAATAGAAGAATTAATAAGCGAATTTGGGGTAACACCCGTAGATGATGTGAAAGCTGTTCAAGTCGGTGGACCTCTTGGTGCATTTATCCCAAAAGAAAAGTTTTACTTAAAATTAAACAACGATGAGTTAAGCAAGGAAGGTTTTATTTTAGGTCATGCAAGTGTAGTTGTGTTTGACAAGCATATAAACATGAAAGACATTCTGCTAAATCTTATTGATTTTTATATACACGAATCCTGTGGCAAATGTACACCTTGCAGAATTGGCCAAACACGATTAAAAGAAATTTTAACGGATTTGCCAAACAACGCTCAATCAAACTTAAATCTGTTGTATGATCTTTTAGAAACAATGAAAGAAGCATCTTTATGCGCTCTTGGTGGCCTTACACATTTGAGTGTTTTAAGTGCTTTAAAATACTTTAGCGGCGATTTTAATATAGGAGAACTCAAATGAATGGAATAAGCATAACAATCGATGGCAGGCAAATTACCGCACAATCCGGCCAAACTATTCTAGAAGCAGCCAAAAATGCGGGTATAAAAATCCCTACGCTTTGCGCATACGAACATCTAAAACCGTACGGTTCCTGCAGGTTATGCATTGTAGAAATCGAAGGTAAAAAAGGGTTTTCAACAAGCTGTACGACATTTGCTCAAAATGGTATGGTAATTCGCACGCAAACAGAGCAAATTAATAAAATCAGGCGCAATATATTAGAATTGTACTTAAGCGAGCATGATTTTGATTGCACAACATGCGCAAATAATCTAAGATGCGAACTTCAAGAAGCCGCAAGTCTTGTTGGTATAAGACAGATTCGCTACAAATCAAAAACGCATATTAAAAATGTGATAGACTCTTCTAACCCTTATTTTGAGTTTGATTCATCAAAGTGTATCATGTGTGCACGTTGCGTTAGAGCATGTGAAGAAATTCAGGGTAATTTTGCCCTGACTATAATTTCTAGAGGTTTTGACTCTTATATTAGCCCTGGAATAAATGATTTTATAAATTCAGAATGCGTATCATGCGGTGCATGCGTAAAAGCATGCCCAACTGGTGCTTTGATTGAAAAAAATGTAGTTTATTTAGGGCGAGGTACAAATCTTACAAAAACAACTTGCGGTTTTTGTGGAGTTGGTTGTCATGTAATAGTAGAATCCAAAGCAAATACGATAGTAAATATTGTAGGCGATGATAACGGTCCAAATGAAGGACATTTATGCGTAAAAGGCAGATTTGCATGGGAGTTTGTAAACTCAAAAGACCGCATAACAAAACCACTCCTAAGAGAAAACTTAAAAGAAGATTTTAGGGAAGTTTCAATAGATGAAGCTTTAGATTTTATTGCCAAAAAATTTATCCAAATAAAAGAAAAATACTCAAAATACGCCCTCGCCGCTCTTGCTTCTTCAAGGTGCACGAATGAAGAGGTTTTTTTAGTCCAAAAATTAGTACGATGCGCTTTTGAAAACAACAATATTGATAATTGTGCGAGGGTTTGCCATATGCCAACAGGGTTTGCTTTAGGCAGTGCATTTGGTACAGGTGCTGGCACAGCCGATATAGAATCTCTAAAAAAAGCAGACTGTATAATGATTGTGGGTTCAAATACCACACACGCTCATCCAGTCGTAGGCTCACTAATAAAACAGCTTGCAATTGCAGGCAAAAAAATTATTGTCATAGATCCAAGAGCGATTGACTTGGCAAGCCAACCACACATACAATCGCTTTATTTGCAAATAAAACCTGGTACAAATGTTGCTTTATTGAATGCAATTGCATATACCATTGTAAAAGAAAAACTTTACGACAAAAATTTCATAGAAAATCGTTGTGATTTGGAGTCATTTAAATTATGGCTGGATTTTATATCAAGCGATGAAAATAGCCCACGCAATGTTTCCAAAATAACTGGAGTAGAAGAAAAATTAATAATAAAGGCGGCTATAGAGTTTGCCACTTCAAATAAAGCTACCATCGTATATGGACTTGGTGTTACAGAACACACATACGGTTCAAGTGGCGTTTTTTGCTTAACTAATTTAGCTATGCTATGTGGCTTTATTGGTAAAGAAGGCTGCGGTGTTTCACCGCTTAGAGGCCAAAATAATGTTCAAGGCGCTTCAGATATGGGCGCTTTTCCAACTGTATTTACATTTTACAGACACATAAGCGATGAAAAAACACGCAAACAATTTGAAAATGTTTGGCAAAAAACATTAGATACAAATGTGGGTCTAACTATACCACAAATGTTTCAAGCAGCAATTGATGGTAAGATCAATGGTATGTATATTGTCGGAGAAGATGTGTTTCAAACAGATCCAAACACTTACCATATACAAAAGGCTCTAAGCTCACTGGAACTTCTCGTTGTTCAAGAACTTTTTTTAAGCCCCACTACACAGTTTGCACATGTAGTTTTACCTGGTTCATCGTATTTAGAAAAAAACGGCACATTCATAAACTGGGAAAGACGAATATCCAAGCTAAATAAGGCAATTGAACCTCTATGTGGCATTGATGAGTACAAAATAATCACGAAGCTTTCAAAAAAACTCGGCTACCCAATGGATTATAACACTGAAGAAGAAATTTTTAAAGAAATTGCACTTTTAAGCCCACAACTTAGCACTTTAAATTATAAAAAGTTAAAAGAGTATGGTTCACTTTTGTGGCCAGTTGATAATAACAACGAAAAAGGCACGCGTATTTTACACCAAGATGAGTTTTTGAATAAAAAAGGTAAATTTTTTATAACTTCCTATATTCCAAATAAAATACCAGATGACTCATACCCATACATACTAACAACCGGTAGAAATCTTTTTCATTACAATTCCAGCAACCAAACACGCAGAACACAAAATACGCTGTTTTTTGGTGCAGACTATTTAGAAATTAACACAACAGATGCTTCGAAATTAAACGTATCCGATAATGATTTGGTAGAAGTAAAAAGCGAAAACGCCAGAATAACACTAAAAGCCAAAGTTACAGACAAAATAAAGCCTGGCGTTTTATTCACAACATTTCATTTTCCTCAACCAAAAACAAATGCACTTTTGTCACAAAATACAGATTGGGCTACAGATACCCCAGAATACAAATTTAGCCTTGTAAATATCAAAAAGATAAACAAAGATACGTATGAAACATACGAAGTCAATCACCCAACAGTTTTAGAGCAATACCTGAAGGTTTATAATTTTTTTGAAAGATATCCAGAACAATTAAAGATTGAGCTTGTGGCAGGCCATATAAAGAAAAACTGGGGTACATTCAGAATTAGCGAGCTTAAAGCGCTAAGTATTAATGATGCTAAATTAAAACAAGTAACAGATAAAATTTAAAACAGGAGGATTTATGAGTGAAATTTTAACATCAAAGGATGGCAAAATTGGTTTTATTACGCTAAATAGGCCTGAAACTTGGAACACGTTTAATGTACCATTTGCAAGGCAATTAAATGATGCTTTGATCGACTTTGACAAAGATAATGAAATACAGGTGGTTATCATTAAAGCAAATGGTAAAAGCTTCTCTGTAGGCATAGAGCTCGAAGAATTTAGAAAAGGGAAATCCCACAAAGAATACAGAGAATTTATCAAACTGATGGATGAGCACAACCATACAATTGCAAACATGAAAAAACCAGTAATTGCCCAGGTACATGGATACGCTCTAGCAAATGGAGCGGGCCTTGTTTTTGCATGCGATTTAGCCGTTGCTGCAAAAAGTGCAAAATTTGGTACCACTGCTATTAATGTAGGTCTGATCTGTCTTGGTCCAGCTGTGCCGCTTACTCGCCTTGTTGGCAGAAAAAGAGCACTAGAAATGGTATTAACTGGCGAAATCATATCAGCTCAGCAAGCTTTTGATTTTGGCCTCATAAACCGTGTTGTAGATGACGAAAAATTAGAAGAAGCTACACTTGAGCTTGCAAATACTCTTGCCAATAAGAGTCCGCTTGCTTTAGAAATAGGTAAAACAGGTATTTACAAAATGAGCGATTTAGAATATCACAAGGCTGCAGATTACATGAGTGAATTATTTGCAAGTTTGGCTGCTACAGAAGATGCACTAGAAGGCGTCAATGCATTTGTTGAAAAAAGGCAGCCAAACTTTAAGAAAAAGTAATTTAAGATTTTTTAAGTTGACAATCAAAGATTTTTTTTTATACTAGTAACTGCGTGGCCGAGATAGCTCAGTCGGTAGAGCAAGGGACTGAAAATCCCTGTGTCCGTGGTTCGATTCCACGTCTCGGCACCATTAGAAATCTTGTTTTTAAGCCAATCTTAAAAAGATTTTGAAACAAATTTTTTTCTTCTTTAAAAACCCGTCGGACGTATATTGGACAAATTTTTAAGCCTTCTATAGTGTATACACCTTGCTAAAAATATATAATGGAGTATAATAATATTATTGTTAGAATAGTAAAAAAGGAGGTTTGTTGTGAGTTTTTTAAATATAAAAAAAGCAGTAATTTCTTTGAGTTTATCGTTAGTTTTGTCTCAATTTGTTTTAATGTCTAATTCTTTTGCCTATTCTGTTAGCTATTATTCACCAGTAACAAATTTGCAAACAGTAGATTTAAATTGGCTGCAAAAAGCATTAATACCAAAAACATTGTATATCGAAATGTACAGCTTCACCGACAAAGTTTTAGCCAAAAAAATAATCCAACTTGCAAGGCAAGGCGCTAAAGTTTACATCTACCGTGATGATTCACAAATGCGTGATAAAAACGATGTAACATATATGTTTCGTGGAGTAAAAAACATTCATATCAAAGCAAAGCACGATAAAGGTTTTTGGAATATTATGCACGATAAGATTTTTATCATTCCTAATGTTGTTTTTCGTGAAGGCTCTGCTAATTGGTCTCCATCGGCAGAAGGAGCTTCCTGCTGGCACAATAGATGCGGAGACAGCGAAAATCAAGATAATAACGCAACATACATAACAGATAAATCTGCCATAAACCAAGCGATAAAAGTATTTTTGCATATGTGGAACAGAAAAAGCAATTTAATAATTCAATAAGCTATGGGGCAGTTTATGGCGGTTTTCATTGACATAGGCAACACTTTATGGAATTTTGGAGCACCCCTTTATGTTAAGCTTTACTCAAAAGGCTATAACATTTTGCCATCAAGACTTTGGGATTGCTACTTTACAAAAGGTTTTGTGCCTGATGATGAGTTTTATAATGCAATTAACGAAGTTCACGAAGAGCAAAATAACTACAAGCCATATGCTTATGTAAAAGAATTTTTAAAAAACCTAAAGGATATGGGCTATACTATCATTGCTACATCAAACAAAAGCCATGAACTATATTTCAGCACATATAAATGGCTTGAAAAAAACAACATTATTTTTGATGATTTAATTCTAAGCGACGACAAAAGAAAGCTTTTTAACAAAAATACTGAATTTGTCGTTGACGACTCGCCGATAGTTTTAGAGCATGCTTTAAAACTAGGAATTCCTGCTACGGGTTTGTTGTTTAATTGGAACAAATATTTGATGGATAAGATTACACTGCATAAAACACTGAAACATTGTAGTCAATTTATCAAAACTAATTTTGCGCCAAAAAACTGGCGTCTTCCCACGCGTGAAAGTGAAAATTCATATCTTATCAATACGAGGTGATTTTTGTTTGATTTTTTAAAAAGTAAAACTCAAAATAGACAAACAGAAAAAGTAACTGTAAAAAAAAGCAACCACAAAGTAGTTGTTTATAGTACGCCTTCTTGTGTGTGGTGCAACGAAGTTAAAAAATATCTTAAGAAAAATAAGGTTGATTATAAAGATTATGATATTAGCAACAATTTAGCGAAAAAAATGGAGATGGTTCAGTTGTCAGGACAAATGGGAGTGCCTGTAGTTACAATAGATGGCAAAGTAATAGTTGGTTTTGACAAAAAAGAAATAGACAAGATACTGGCAATTAATGGCAAATAAAACAAAAATGACTGCTAATACTGCAATATTCGTATTTGTTTTTTTATTGCTTTTCAGTATTCCAAACAGTCGTGCAAATAATATTGTAGATGCGCCGATCCCTAATTATCTTGCCGTTGTTATAAAAAGAACACAAAAAGAAATCCAAAGAATTAACAAGGCTTTTGATAACAGTAAAAGCAATAACACTATTATTTATAAAAATAGCAAATCATTCATTAGAAACAATACGGCCAATAAAATCAATGTTGCCAACAAGGACAGCAAAAAAAATCTTATAAACACCACTGCTAAAAATTACACCAACACCACTATAGTTAACCCATTGGATCTACCTACACTAACCAACAATGTCAATTTGCTTTACAAAATGGGTTATTTACCGTTTTATGCCCAAAAAGTAGATAATAAAACAGGTATTGTTATATGGCAGTGGGATACAAAAATAGTGCCAAGTAAACTTGCCTTGCTAACCCCAAAAAGCTTGCAAAGCATTTTATACAAATCAGCTATTAATCATTTTCTTAATGATATGGGCCTTAATAGTAACATTGAATCAAGAATGGATATAAGCAGTTTACTTGAAAATGAATACAAAAACCACTGGCAATCCTCTAAGCCTTTTGTGTGGGTTTTAATTAATCAAAAGTTGCCTGAAAGGTTAAAGGTTTGGCAAAATGGCAATTGGCTAATTGAATCTAATTGCAACACAGGAGTGGATCACCTAACGCCCGATGGCAATTTTATTGTTTATGTAAGGTATAAATATTTTACAATGAACGGCATATTCCCGATAAATGACAAACCATATCACGATCCTAATGTTCCTTATGTCAATTTTTTTAATGGCAACAATGCTATACATGGGTTTCCAAGACATGCCTATGGCTACCCACAAAGTGCCGGGTGCGTAGAACTGCCAATTAAAATCGCAAAGAGATTGTATCGTTATCTGTACGTTGGAACGCTTGTAACAATTATCAACTAAAGTGCATTTATTAGCAAAAACGTATTTTTGGTGTTCTTAGTAATTTATGTTTTACTTTTAAGCTTTAAAGTAAAATAAGAATATTTATATTTTACTTTTATCAATATTCTTCAAAATCTTTTAGCCAAAAGAGTATTGTTTCGTTTTTTATACCTTCTTCAATATCTCTTTCTAGTTTTTCCATAACTTCGTGGTCTGGTATTTCGTAAAGAGTGATCAAACTCCGTGATGCTTTCTAGTATTTCTTTTCTTATTTGGCCTCATTCACTTGTAGGAAACAATAAAACATTTTTGCCTATTTTGTCCATTTGTAAACCTCACAAATTTTCCATTAACTATTATGTGTTATCTCTTCTTCAGGATAGTCTTCCATTATGTAGGCATCAAAAACAATATACTGTTTTTTAGGTTATTTATGCTAGAAGATGAAAAAGGGGACAGTCCCCTTTTTCATCTTTCATTTCAATATTGTTCTTGACATTAAGTGTAGTTAACTTTATATATACTATTGACATTTAAAAAATAATTTAATAAGATCCAATTAAGTTAATTAAATTAGATGGGGGCTGTTGCATGGAAACTACGATTGACCAGAAAAGGATGGCAAGAGCAGCATTTTTAACATTTTTTATTGACATGTTTGACGTGTATCTTCCTATTACGGTACTGGCTCCAGCAATGGAATATTTTCTACCAAAATCATTGCCAGTTTCCGAAGTCTCAACTATATATTTTTTAATTTTTGCTGCCACACTTATTGGTAGACCTGTAGGAGCCTTTTTGTTTGGACACTACTCAGATGTAATCGGCAGAAAGAAAATGGGTTTAATCTCGATAGGCGGTTTTAGTGTTGTTACTTTATTGCTTATTTTTATACCAGGGTTTCAAACATTAGGTTATA
This window harbors:
- a CDS encoding MFS transporter, with product MNAKVFLVLMYTTIVTIGAIYVPQPLLPEISKYFGQSMNTVSLTISVALLPLAIVPIVYGYVLSFLTPKKLILVSLIVLVFINFFISISQNIYWIIVLRLIEGFLISAVLTSNMTYISLSVESDKVSLYMSYYIATTIMGGFSGRLISGIIAYILPWRYSFYFVTLSFAIGALLVFYFIGDTKSVGSNEKPESLFKNYLSIVKNKLYFFVYLAVFCMFFVFAALTNFLPFRIESVDKNSSQIVIALAYSGYLMGIFVSFFATKFIKMFGNQIKTMMFGFLVYMGSILILNIPNVYIIFGGMFIFCGGMFLIHSVASGFLNKLAKEKKGIINGIYIASYYGGGVIGSYAPGFIYKQYGWHTFSAVLIFLLLVGLGSIFQFRKKVY
- a CDS encoding NAD(P)H-dependent oxidoreductase subunit E yields the protein MHNIEEPKSKKVGQLLNTLRSIQENLGHIPQASIHELCKSFNLSYAEMYGFIAFYKDFRLEPNISKHHIRLCQAESCQAKNVKTLTEYIKNKLNLNIGEHNKDFFLDSVYCLGNCPRSPSIMIDGLVYGDMGEEKFDEILNKLRNL
- a CDS encoding NADH-ubiquinone oxidoreductase-F iron-sulfur binding region domain-containing protein; protein product: MNVYISLDSTAQSVGSLEIYNKLKAQNKPQLNIKKYSTLGLMWLEPLLELEHNNQRWAFRNVNEKNIDDILQNPQNSKNYLGNIEDQPYLKNQHRVIFRHLGKNDPTNIEDYIRLGGFLALKNSLSQSPQSIIDKIKKADIRGRGGAFFPAYIKWQTVLNESSDTKYVICNADEGDSGSFADRLIIENDPFSLIEAMIIAGIAVGAKEGIIYLRSEYTNAKNILQKAIDVAYKKNYLGKNESYCFDLKLAIGAGAYVCGEETALIESLENKRGLVRPRPPVPAISGLLDKPTLLSNVLSFIDIVRLLEGSRDMHTTPIQLSGACKQCGLFEVSNDITIEELISEFGVTPVDDVKAVQVGGPLGAFIPKEKFYLKLNNDELSKEGFILGHASVVVFDKHINMKDILLNLIDFYIHESCGKCTPCRIGQTRLKEILTDLPNNAQSNLNLLYDLLETMKEASLCALGGLTHLSVLSALKYFSGDFNIGELK
- the fdhF gene encoding formate dehydrogenase subunit alpha, translating into MNGISITIDGRQITAQSGQTILEAAKNAGIKIPTLCAYEHLKPYGSCRLCIVEIEGKKGFSTSCTTFAQNGMVIRTQTEQINKIRRNILELYLSEHDFDCTTCANNLRCELQEAASLVGIRQIRYKSKTHIKNVIDSSNPYFEFDSSKCIMCARCVRACEEIQGNFALTIISRGFDSYISPGINDFINSECVSCGACVKACPTGALIEKNVVYLGRGTNLTKTTCGFCGVGCHVIVESKANTIVNIVGDDNGPNEGHLCVKGRFAWEFVNSKDRITKPLLRENLKEDFREVSIDEALDFIAKKFIQIKEKYSKYALAALASSRCTNEEVFLVQKLVRCAFENNNIDNCARVCHMPTGFALGSAFGTGAGTADIESLKKADCIMIVGSNTTHAHPVVGSLIKQLAIAGKKIIVIDPRAIDLASQPHIQSLYLQIKPGTNVALLNAIAYTIVKEKLYDKNFIENRCDLESFKLWLDFISSDENSPRNVSKITGVEEKLIIKAAIEFATSNKATIVYGLGVTEHTYGSSGVFCLTNLAMLCGFIGKEGCGVSPLRGQNNVQGASDMGAFPTVFTFYRHISDEKTRKQFENVWQKTLDTNVGLTIPQMFQAAIDGKINGMYIVGEDVFQTDPNTYHIQKALSSLELLVVQELFLSPTTQFAHVVLPGSSYLEKNGTFINWERRISKLNKAIEPLCGIDEYKIITKLSKKLGYPMDYNTEEEIFKEIALLSPQLSTLNYKKLKEYGSLLWPVDNNNEKGTRILHQDEFLNKKGKFFITSYIPNKIPDDSYPYILTTGRNLFHYNSSNQTRRTQNTLFFGADYLEINTTDASKLNVSDNDLVEVKSENARITLKAKVTDKIKPGVLFTTFHFPQPKTNALLSQNTDWATDTPEYKFSLVNIKKINKDTYETYEVNHPTVLEQYLKVYNFFERYPEQLKIELVAGHIKKNWGTFRISELKALSINDAKLKQVTDKI
- a CDS encoding enoyl-CoA hydratase/isomerase family protein; amino-acid sequence: MSEILTSKDGKIGFITLNRPETWNTFNVPFARQLNDALIDFDKDNEIQVVIIKANGKSFSVGIELEEFRKGKSHKEYREFIKLMDEHNHTIANMKKPVIAQVHGYALANGAGLVFACDLAVAAKSAKFGTTAINVGLICLGPAVPLTRLVGRKRALEMVLTGEIISAQQAFDFGLINRVVDDEKLEEATLELANTLANKSPLALEIGKTGIYKMSDLEYHKAADYMSELFASLAATEDALEGVNAFVEKRQPNFKKK
- a CDS encoding phospholipase D-like domain-containing protein, giving the protein MSFLNIKKAVISLSLSLVLSQFVLMSNSFAYSVSYYSPVTNLQTVDLNWLQKALIPKTLYIEMYSFTDKVLAKKIIQLARQGAKVYIYRDDSQMRDKNDVTYMFRGVKNIHIKAKHDKGFWNIMHDKIFIIPNVVFREGSANWSPSAEGASCWHNRCGDSENQDNNATYITDKSAINQAIKVFLHMWNRKSNLIIQ
- a CDS encoding glutaredoxin family protein, yielding MFDFLKSKTQNRQTEKVTVKKSNHKVVVYSTPSCVWCNEVKKYLKKNKVDYKDYDISNNLAKKMEMVQLSGQMGVPVVTIDGKVIVGFDKKEIDKILAINGK
- a CDS encoding L,D-transpeptidase, producing the protein MANKTKMTANTAIFVFVFLLLFSIPNSRANNIVDAPIPNYLAVVIKRTQKEIQRINKAFDNSKSNNTIIYKNSKSFIRNNTANKINVANKDSKKNLINTTAKNYTNTTIVNPLDLPTLTNNVNLLYKMGYLPFYAQKVDNKTGIVIWQWDTKIVPSKLALLTPKSLQSILYKSAINHFLNDMGLNSNIESRMDISSLLENEYKNHWQSSKPFVWVLINQKLPERLKVWQNGNWLIESNCNTGVDHLTPDGNFIVYVRYKYFTMNGIFPINDKPYHDPNVPYVNFFNGNNAIHGFPRHAYGYPQSAGCVELPIKIAKRLYRYLYVGTLVTIIN